In Longimicrobium sp., the DNA window GACGGGGCCAGCACCGCGTCGGCGTGCTGGTGCTCGACACCGTCATCCCGCTCGCCTACGGCTGGGCGCTCTACCGCGCGGCCCGCTTCTACCTGCGCCGCCTGGGCGCGCCGCCCTCCCTCCACCTCCTGCGCTGGGTGCCGGTCGCGGCGATGCTCTGCGACTTCGCCGAGAACGCGTGCATCGTCACCCTGCTGAACGCCCATCCTGGTCGCCCGCTGGCCGCCGCGTCCGCGCTGCTCGCCTTCTCCTGGACCAAGTGGCTCCTGCTCGCCTCGTCGGTCGTCGGGATCGCGTACGGGTGGCTCCTGCTGCGGGTGCGCGGGCGCTGAAGCCGGATCCGAAAGAACAACGAACAGGCCTCACGCAGAGTCAGCAGAGTTAGCAGAGAAACCCCTCCGCTAATACCAAATCCGGAAGATCAGTTGGTATTCGCCGTCATTCTGAGGCCCGGCCACACCGAACCAGCATCCGCACGGATCGTCGCAGGGCCGAAGAATCTTCTCACCCCGGCAGGTGGGTTGGGCGCGGTAGCGGCACGAATGCCCGCTCGCTTCACCAACCGTTGTTCTTCCGGATCTGGTATAACCCCTCCGCTGACTCTGCTGGCTCTGCGTGAGAAAGGCTGTTGCCGGCACGGCCGAAGAGACGCCGGAGGGCTGGCGCCGGGCAACCCACCTCCCGATGTTTGGCGTCATAGGTACCGCGGGACAGGCGTCGCGGATGGGGTCCCGCCGCCGATGGAGCCCGATCACGGAGTGAACCCATGCGCCCAGCCATCCTTGCCGCGCTGCTGCCGCTCCTGGCCGCGCCCGCGCTCGCGCAGGAGCCGCTGACGGCGGTCGCGGACAGCCTCGAGGGACCCGTGCGCGCGGTGCGCGTCCTGCGCCCTCTCGACTCCGGGGTGCAGGAGCTGGCGCCGGCCTACGCGGTCTGGTACGACCGGGCGGGCCGGAGGACGGAGATGGTGCACTACGAAAAGGGTGAGCCCCGGGAGCGGCAGGTCTACACCTACGACGCGCGCGGCCGCCACACGGGCCACGAGGAGTACTGGTCCCCCAGCGGGCCCCTCCCGCCCGAGCCGCGCAGGCACCTCTACGTGCTCGACGAAGAGGGCCGCCGCACCGAGTACCGGGTGCTGGGCCGCGACGGCAGCCTCCAGGACCGGTTCGCCTTCGCCTACGACCGGGCGGGCCGCCTGCGCGAGGAGCTCTTCTTCACCCATCGCGGGGAGCTCTCCAGCCGCTCCGTCTACGACTACGACGCGCGCGGCAACCGGGTGCTGTGGGAGAGCTACGATCGGAATGGCGTGCGCGCCGGGCGCAGGGAGACCCGCTACGACGCCGCCGGACGGAAGGTCGAGGAGGTGGTCTACCAAGGCGGCGCGGCGCCCCGTTGGCGGATCGAGTACCGTTACGACGGCGAGGGCCGCCTGGCCGAGCGCGAGACGCACGACCTCGCCCCGAACCCGTCGGGCCCCGCGGCGAGCCACGACCCGGAGCCGGGGAAGGTGGTCTACACCTACCGCGACGGCGGGCGAACGGTGGAGACCGCCACGTACGCGCCCGACGGCACGCTCACCGGGCGGGTGGTGCAGCGCCGGGACGGCCGGGGCAGCTCCGAGCGCGTCGAGTACCGGCCCGACGGCACCCTGGTGCCCGTGCGCCACTACGACGCGGCGCGCCGCCGCGTGGTCGAGGTGCCCGGAAAGCTGGTGGGGCGCACGGAGTACGACGCACGCGGCAACTGGACGCGCCAGACCTCCACGCTCGTCCCCGCCGACGGCGGCGCGCCCATCCCCCTGTGGGTCCAGGTGCGCGAGATCACCTACTGGTGAGCCATGCGCCGCCGGCGCGAGCGAGGCCCCGACGTCCGCCGTCCGGGGCCTCGCTTCCGTCGACCCACCGCCGGGTCTGGCGCGGCCGGCCGGGAGCAGGTCTCCCGGCCGGCCGTTTCCGTCACGTCCGGAGGATCGCGACGGCTGGAATCGCGCGTCAGCCCACGTACGAGCGGCCCTGCGTGTCGGAGTCCACCTCCGCGTCGACGTAGATCCGGCACGGGTTGAACACCCGGCAGCGCGAGCCGGGGATCCGGCCGCCCTCGTTCCGGCCGCAGCGCTCCTCGAACGCCCGGGCCTCCTCTTCCAGCGCCTCCAGCTTCGGCGGCACGTCGTTGCAACGCGCCGGGGGCGGCACCAGCGGAATGCCGCTGCGCCGGAGCTGGTCGATCACCAGGCACGCCACCGTGCGACCCAGCTGGTTCCCCGCCGTGTGGTCGGACCTCCAGTGCACCCCCGCCCAGAGCCGGGCCAGCCCGATGTTGTCGGCCAGGCGGTCGAACTCCGCGCGGTAGTCGGGGAAGAAGAAGCTGAGCAGCTCGCTGGCCGCCCCCGAGTAGGTGCTGTGCCCCGAGGGATAGGCCGGGTGGCGCGGCGTCCCCGGCGAGGTGTTGATGAACCCCGGCACCGGCGGGAAGAAGTCGGGCCGCCGCCCGTTGCGCTCCACCACCGGGGCGCCGGTGGCCCAGCTCACCAGGTCGTCCACGCTGTCGGTGCCCAGGCCGTTCACCGGGCGGTCGTACAGGACGTTCAGCGTGCAGTCGTTGGCCACCGCGAACTCCCAGGGGCGCTCGCGCCCCGAGGTGTTGGGCCGGGGGCTCAGCCACTTGTAGTACCACGCAGCCAGCAGCGCGCTGTAGATGGCCACGTCCAGCGCCGCCCACACCAGCGCCTGCCGCGGCGGCGACCAGTTGGTCTCGCGGATCAGGTAGTTCAGCGCCAGCCGGTGCGCCAGCCCGGGCGTCTCGTTCTCGAAGTACCGGGCCAGCTCCGCCCCGTTGAAGATCACCGGGAAGTTGTCGCCCCGGGCGAAGCCGAAGGTGGCGCCGATCGGCTGCGGGCGCAGCTGCAGGAAGGTGCTCAGCGGGCAACGCTGCCGCCCGGGGAGCGTGCTGGCGATGCGGGTGGGGTCGAAGCGCAGGCGCTCCAGCTCCACCAGCTCCGCGAACTCGCGCTGCACCACCGCCGGGTCGCTCGGGTATGGCGGGAAGAAGTGCGGGCTCCCGGGATCCTCGGTGACCGACGTCAGCTCCTTGAGCGACACCGGGCACGGCACCGGGCAGCGGTTCCAGTAGCTCGCCCCGGGCTCCACCTGCGGGCCCGAGAGCCGGTACTCACCGATCTTCGGTTCGTAGCCACCGCACGGCCGGCACGCCTCTTCGACACACTCCGGGCAGAGCGTGGCGCGCGAGAGATCGGCGTCGTCGGTTGCGGTCGGGATGTTGACGGACATGTGCCACCTCCTGGGAACGAGGGGAGGGGACCTGCGGGAACGTCTGCGCTGGGACGATGATGCGGAAAACGAAAGTGGTCCTGCCGCCCCCGCCGCCTACGGCCTCTCGAGCGAGCGCTCTGGCGGAACGCACGGGCCGGGGATGGGAATCGTGTCATTCATAGGCACCTCCGCTGTTGGGACCTGACGCATGAACCTCCCGGACGTTTGCAAGGTAGTGTCTACTTCGAGCACATGAAAGGACTCGAAAAGATCGTTACAACAGTTGCCGTCGCGCGGGAAGTCCGCCGCATGCGCGAACGGGGCGGAGGATCTCCTCCGCCCCGCCGCTTCTCCGCGCCCGTCGTGGCGCCTACACCCCCGCGGGCTCCGCCGC includes these proteins:
- a CDS encoding phosphatase PAP2 family protein, which codes for MSVNIPTATDDADLSRATLCPECVEEACRPCGGYEPKIGEYRLSGPQVEPGASYWNRCPVPCPVSLKELTSVTEDPGSPHFFPPYPSDPAVVQREFAELVELERLRFDPTRIASTLPGRQRCPLSTFLQLRPQPIGATFGFARGDNFPVIFNGAELARYFENETPGLAHRLALNYLIRETNWSPPRQALVWAALDVAIYSALLAAWYYKWLSPRPNTSGRERPWEFAVANDCTLNVLYDRPVNGLGTDSVDDLVSWATGAPVVERNGRRPDFFPPVPGFINTSPGTPRHPAYPSGHSTYSGAASELLSFFFPDYRAEFDRLADNIGLARLWAGVHWRSDHTAGNQLGRTVACLVIDQLRRSGIPLVPPPARCNDVPPKLEALEEEARAFEERCGRNEGGRIPGSRCRVFNPCRIYVDAEVDSDTQGRSYVG